One window of Xylocopa sonorina isolate GNS202 chromosome 9, iyXylSono1_principal, whole genome shotgun sequence genomic DNA carries:
- the Taf3 gene encoding TBP-associated factor 3 isoform X4: MSTEYSRSVLRMVVAQICQTIGWHSINSTPLEFMVDLMQEYILRISKLTHQYAEILGRTEANLNDLGLAFRHMNIDIQELAEYIKNVDSVSCPVAVPKFPIRHENHLNFLKPGSREVVTRPVHVHEHLPAMYPDTEEEYVAEKTENLMNRSSDLTLSNGTSSNSSINVSPHAISPQVVFKRPGDPISFESPIVKRVKVLEEGRPLREIHSVMMTTSGFLSPAREGKLPEARTPHQTRSDSPQPSSYPMVPPELKYDKKPKKIIKKASEDCKLDKENKKKNRAKELFKPDKIDDNRIKKLAAMKESAKLKPLKPGGGKLQSTMPSSSSRPSTPKLISPKTVGSPKLQKSTQPKTKPEKVVDLTSGSSPSNERKEDNIDKLPSEPDKQKLNIFKKISKPREDKEKAETMEQHKYKELDSRESSPGLVIDENIEKQAQRGDNDTKREEKKTPHTPDVHIQPDVGESIDLQSPGPDVYIFDDMSPPGTPSTPRTPELNMPTTPTDHKKKRKEKINKKRELKSRSPKHCVSPKKTKLVNDAPELDILDRPKTPQAPEPQIPKEPAFPPTLPFPFFPTFPPAPGLIPHPMFHRFPLPLGRGNAGPHPAMPNLPLPSRFLNLPPKSDDFPTAPKTKSLDREKLPPTSASIEATPSMTKHEKPEKEKGDKSKAIKQEKEIPPPVPTSTIAPPLSSALAAPVTYPAQVPIVPLLPSKNPKVEKQDKNDKKSKEHKKEKKDKLKKKKDKKEKHKEKGEKIKEKKDKIDKKEKIEKIKEKKEKKDKRKEKEVQKLPFKEDKSSEAVPKITLKLGTASPRPPTPDTAPMKKMEMCYRTIKTLLKKPEDETKREPSPELAKISALVTRPPKQKSASKKTEEGTLDGSPALPTDTISANLTSVSLASVPRAKKSLFKALPQRETPPSQFDPVPKFPIPVMQQQPAYYFDQGGTQVWICPGCGNQDDGSPMVGCDDCDAWYHWVCVGMQVPPADNDDWYCPFCIAKKQELHHDKKKKKRKKKVKVTA; encoded by the exons ATGTCAACAGaatatagcagaagtgttttaAGAATGGTGGTTGCTCAAATTTGTCAAACGATCGGATGGCACTCGATTAACTCTACACCCTTAGAATTTATGGTCGATCTTATGCAAGAATACATTTTGCGTATCTCAAAGCTAACCCATCAATATGCAGAAATTT TGGGAAGGACGGAAGCAAATCTTAATGACCTAGGTTTAGCATTTCGACATATGAATATTGATATACAAGAATTAGCAGAATATATTAAGAATGTAGATTCAGTATCATGTCCGGTGGCAGTGCCAAAATTTCCAATTCGACATGAAAATCATTTGAACTTTTTAAAACCCGGGAGTAGGGAAGTTGTAACGAGGCCAGTACATGTACACGAACATCTACCGGCTATGTATCCTGACACCGAAG AAGAATATGTAGCAGAGAAAACTGAAAATTTAATGAATAGATCGTCTGACTTAACGTTGAGTAATGGAACATCGAGCAACAGTTCCATCAATGTGTCTCCTCATGCAATATCACCTCAAGTAGTTTTTAAGCGACCAGGGGATCCTATTTCATTCGAAAGCCCCATAGTAAAACGTGTGAAAGTGTTAGAAGAGGGTAGGCCATTACGTGAGATCCACAGTGTGATGATGACTACTTCAGGTTTTTTATCCCCTGCTCGGGAAGGGAAGCTACCCGAGGCAAGGACACCTCACCAGACTCGTTCAGATTCACCACAGCCTAGTTCTTATCCCATGGTACCCCCGGAACTGAAGTATGACAAGAAACCGAAGAAGATCATAAAGAAAGCATCAGAGGATTGCAAACTTGACAAAGAGAACAAGAAAAAGAACCGCGCTAAAGAATTATTTAAACCGGACAAGATAGACGACAACAGGATAAAAAAGTTAGCCGCCATGAAGGAATCTGCTAAATTGAAACCGTTAAAGCCGGGAGGTGGAAAATTACAAAGTACCATGCCTAGCTCATCGAGTAGGCCGTCTACTCCTAAATTAATATCACCGAAGACGGTTGGTAGCCCGAAATTGCAAAAAAGCACACAACCAAAGACGAAACCGGAGAAAGTGGTCGATCTTACTAGCGGGTCATCGCCATCGAATGAGAGGAAAGAGGACAATATCGATAAACTTCCATCGGAACCAGACAAGCAAAAATTGAACATCTTTAAAAAGATCTCGAAACCACGCGAGGATAAAGAGAAAGCGGAGACAATGGAACAACATAAATACAAAGAGCTTGACTCGAGGGAAAGTTCACCAGGTTTAGTGATCGATGAAAACATTGAGAAGCAAGCACAACGCGGGGATAACGATACGAAACGAGAGGAAAAGAAAACTCCGCACACACCGGACGTCCATATTCAACCAGATGTAGGTGAATCGATTGATTTGCAAAGTCCAGGACCGGATGTTTACATATTTGACGATATGTCGCCACCGGGAACTCCCAGCACGCCAAGAACTCCAGAATTAAATATGCCAACGACCCCTACGGATCAtaagaaaaagaggaaagaaaagatCAACAAGAAGAGGGAATTAAAATCAAGAAGCCCAAAGCATTGCGTTAGCCCAAAGAAG ACAAAGCTTGTCAACGATGCGCCAGAATTGGATATACTCGATCGACCAAAAACTCCGCAGGCACCTGAACCCCAGATCCCCAAAGAGCCAGCGTTCCCACCAACGCTTCCGTTTCCTTTTTTCCCAACATTCCCGCCTGCACCCGGTCTAATACCTCATCCCATGTTCCACAGATTTCCGTTGCCTTTAGGAAGAGGCAATGCCGGCCCACATCCGGCAATGCCAAACTTGCCATTGCCATCTCGATTTTTAAACTTACCACCAAAATCAGATGATTTCCCGACCGCACCGAAAACTAAGTCTCTCGATCGTGAAAAACTCCCACCGACATCTGCCTCCATCGAAGCGACACCTTCGATGACAAAACATGAGAAAccggagaaagagaaaggggatAAATCGAAGGCGATTAAACAGGAGAAAGAGATACCTCCGCCAGTTCCTACAAGTACCATTGCACCGCCTTTATCATCTGCACTCGCAGCACCAGTTACGTATCCCGCACAAGTACCTATCGTGCCGTTATTACCTTCGAAAAATCCTAAAGTCGAAAAGCAGGATAAGAATGACAAG AAATCAAAGGAGcataaaaaggagaaaaaagataaattaaagaaaaagaaggatAAGAAAGAGAAGCACAAAGAGAAAGGAGAGAAAATAAAAGAGAAGAAAGATAAAATTGATAAGAAGgaaaaaatagagaaaattaaagaaaagaaagaaaagaaagataaGCGAAAAGAGAAAGAGGTACAAAAGTTACCATTTA AAGAAGATAAAAGTTCTGAAGCTGTACCAAAAATAACTCTAAAATTAGGAACAGCTTCTCCAAGACCACCAACACCAGACACTGCTCCAATGAAGAAAAT ggAAATGTGTTATAGAACTATAAAGACACTGCTGAAGAAACCTGAGGATGAGACAAAACGGGAGCCAAGTCCGGAGTTGGCGAAAATATCGGCGCTAGTAACACGGCCGCCGAAGCAAAAGTCGGCAAGTAAGAAAACAGAGGAGGGAACATTAGATGGAAGCCCTGCTCTTCCTACAGATACTATCTCTGCCAATCTTACTAGTGTGTCACTCGCATCAGTTCCTCGAGCAAAGAAATCTCTCTTCAAAGCCCTACCTCAAAGAGAGACTCCTCCGTCTCAATTCGATCCTGTTCCTAAGTTCCCAATTCCTGTGATGCAACAACAACCGGCGTATTATTTT
- the Taf3 gene encoding TBP-associated factor 3 isoform X6: MSTEYSRSVLRMVVAQICQTIGWHSINSTPLEFMVDLMQEYILRISKLTHQYAEILGRTEANLNDLGLAFRHMNIDIQELAEYIKNVDSVSCPVAVPKFPIRHENHLNFLKPGSREVVTRPVHVHEHLPAMYPDTEEEYVAEKTENLMNRSSDLTLSNGTSSNSSINVSPHAISPQVVFKRPGDPISFESPIVKRVKVLEEGRPLREIHSVMMTTSGFLSPAREGKLPEARTPHQTRSDSPQPSSYPMVPPELKYDKKPKKIIKKASEDCKLDKENKKKNRAKELFKPDKIDDNRIKKLAAMKESAKLKPLKPGGGKLQSTMPSSSSRPSTPKLISPKTVGSPKLQKSTQPKTKPEKVVDLTSGSSPSNERKEDNIDKLPSEPDKQKLNIFKKISKPREDKEKAETMEQHKYKELDSRESSPGLVIDENIEKQAQRGDNDTKREEKKTPHTPDVHIQPDVGESIDLQSPGPDVYIFDDMSPPGTPSTPRTPELNMPTTPTDHKKKRKEKINKKRELKSRSPKHCVSPKKTKLVNDAPELDILDRPKTPQAPEPQIPKEPAFPPTLPFPFFPTFPPAPGLIPHPMFHRFPLPLGRGNAGPHPAMPNLPLPSRFLNLPPKSDDFPTAPKTKSLDREKLPPTSASIEATPSMTKHEKPEKEKGDKSKAIKQEKEIPPPVPTSTIAPPLSSALAAPVTYPAQVPIVPLLPSKNPKVEKQDKNDKKSKEHKKEKKDKLKKKKDKKEKHKEKGEKIKEKKDKIDKKEKIEKIKEKKEKKDKRKEKEVQKLPFKEDKSSEAVPKITLKLGTASPRPPTPDTAPMKKITIKTLLKKPEDETKREPSPELAKISALVTRPPKQKSASKKTEEGTLDGSPALPTDTISANLTSVSLASVPRAKKSLFKALPQRETPPSQFDPVPKFPIPVMQQQPAYYFDQGGTQVWICPGCGNQDDGSPMVGCDDCDAWYHWVCVGMQVPPADNDDWYCPFCIAKKQELHHDKKKKKRKKKVKVTA; encoded by the exons ATGTCAACAGaatatagcagaagtgttttaAGAATGGTGGTTGCTCAAATTTGTCAAACGATCGGATGGCACTCGATTAACTCTACACCCTTAGAATTTATGGTCGATCTTATGCAAGAATACATTTTGCGTATCTCAAAGCTAACCCATCAATATGCAGAAATTT TGGGAAGGACGGAAGCAAATCTTAATGACCTAGGTTTAGCATTTCGACATATGAATATTGATATACAAGAATTAGCAGAATATATTAAGAATGTAGATTCAGTATCATGTCCGGTGGCAGTGCCAAAATTTCCAATTCGACATGAAAATCATTTGAACTTTTTAAAACCCGGGAGTAGGGAAGTTGTAACGAGGCCAGTACATGTACACGAACATCTACCGGCTATGTATCCTGACACCGAAG AAGAATATGTAGCAGAGAAAACTGAAAATTTAATGAATAGATCGTCTGACTTAACGTTGAGTAATGGAACATCGAGCAACAGTTCCATCAATGTGTCTCCTCATGCAATATCACCTCAAGTAGTTTTTAAGCGACCAGGGGATCCTATTTCATTCGAAAGCCCCATAGTAAAACGTGTGAAAGTGTTAGAAGAGGGTAGGCCATTACGTGAGATCCACAGTGTGATGATGACTACTTCAGGTTTTTTATCCCCTGCTCGGGAAGGGAAGCTACCCGAGGCAAGGACACCTCACCAGACTCGTTCAGATTCACCACAGCCTAGTTCTTATCCCATGGTACCCCCGGAACTGAAGTATGACAAGAAACCGAAGAAGATCATAAAGAAAGCATCAGAGGATTGCAAACTTGACAAAGAGAACAAGAAAAAGAACCGCGCTAAAGAATTATTTAAACCGGACAAGATAGACGACAACAGGATAAAAAAGTTAGCCGCCATGAAGGAATCTGCTAAATTGAAACCGTTAAAGCCGGGAGGTGGAAAATTACAAAGTACCATGCCTAGCTCATCGAGTAGGCCGTCTACTCCTAAATTAATATCACCGAAGACGGTTGGTAGCCCGAAATTGCAAAAAAGCACACAACCAAAGACGAAACCGGAGAAAGTGGTCGATCTTACTAGCGGGTCATCGCCATCGAATGAGAGGAAAGAGGACAATATCGATAAACTTCCATCGGAACCAGACAAGCAAAAATTGAACATCTTTAAAAAGATCTCGAAACCACGCGAGGATAAAGAGAAAGCGGAGACAATGGAACAACATAAATACAAAGAGCTTGACTCGAGGGAAAGTTCACCAGGTTTAGTGATCGATGAAAACATTGAGAAGCAAGCACAACGCGGGGATAACGATACGAAACGAGAGGAAAAGAAAACTCCGCACACACCGGACGTCCATATTCAACCAGATGTAGGTGAATCGATTGATTTGCAAAGTCCAGGACCGGATGTTTACATATTTGACGATATGTCGCCACCGGGAACTCCCAGCACGCCAAGAACTCCAGAATTAAATATGCCAACGACCCCTACGGATCAtaagaaaaagaggaaagaaaagatCAACAAGAAGAGGGAATTAAAATCAAGAAGCCCAAAGCATTGCGTTAGCCCAAAGAAG ACAAAGCTTGTCAACGATGCGCCAGAATTGGATATACTCGATCGACCAAAAACTCCGCAGGCACCTGAACCCCAGATCCCCAAAGAGCCAGCGTTCCCACCAACGCTTCCGTTTCCTTTTTTCCCAACATTCCCGCCTGCACCCGGTCTAATACCTCATCCCATGTTCCACAGATTTCCGTTGCCTTTAGGAAGAGGCAATGCCGGCCCACATCCGGCAATGCCAAACTTGCCATTGCCATCTCGATTTTTAAACTTACCACCAAAATCAGATGATTTCCCGACCGCACCGAAAACTAAGTCTCTCGATCGTGAAAAACTCCCACCGACATCTGCCTCCATCGAAGCGACACCTTCGATGACAAAACATGAGAAAccggagaaagagaaaggggatAAATCGAAGGCGATTAAACAGGAGAAAGAGATACCTCCGCCAGTTCCTACAAGTACCATTGCACCGCCTTTATCATCTGCACTCGCAGCACCAGTTACGTATCCCGCACAAGTACCTATCGTGCCGTTATTACCTTCGAAAAATCCTAAAGTCGAAAAGCAGGATAAGAATGACAAG AAATCAAAGGAGcataaaaaggagaaaaaagataaattaaagaaaaagaaggatAAGAAAGAGAAGCACAAAGAGAAAGGAGAGAAAATAAAAGAGAAGAAAGATAAAATTGATAAGAAGgaaaaaatagagaaaattaaagaaaagaaagaaaagaaagataaGCGAAAAGAGAAAGAGGTACAAAAGTTACCATTTA AAGAAGATAAAAGTTCTGAAGCTGTACCAAAAATAACTCTAAAATTAGGAACAGCTTCTCCAAGACCACCAACACCAGACACTGCTCCAATGAAGAAAAT AACTATAAAGACACTGCTGAAGAAACCTGAGGATGAGACAAAACGGGAGCCAAGTCCGGAGTTGGCGAAAATATCGGCGCTAGTAACACGGCCGCCGAAGCAAAAGTCGGCAAGTAAGAAAACAGAGGAGGGAACATTAGATGGAAGCCCTGCTCTTCCTACAGATACTATCTCTGCCAATCTTACTAGTGTGTCACTCGCATCAGTTCCTCGAGCAAAGAAATCTCTCTTCAAAGCCCTACCTCAAAGAGAGACTCCTCCGTCTCAATTCGATCCTGTTCCTAAGTTCCCAATTCCTGTGATGCAACAACAACCGGCGTATTATTTT
- the Taf3 gene encoding TBP-associated factor 3 isoform X8, giving the protein MSTEYSRSVLRMVVAQICQTIGWHSINSTPLEFMVDLMQEYILRISKLTHQYAEILGRTEANLNDLGLAFRHMNIDIQELAEYIKNVDSVSCPVAVPKFPIRHENHLNFLKPGSREVVTRPVHVHEHLPAMYPDTEEEYVAEKTENLMNRSSDLTLSNGTSSNSSINVSPHAISPQVVFKRPGDPISFESPIVKRVKVLEEGRPLREIHSVMMTTSGFLSPAREGKLPEARTPHQTRSDSPQPSSYPMVPPELKYDKKPKKIIKKASEDCKLDKENKKKNRAKELFKPDKIDDNRIKKLAAMKESAKLKPLKPGGGKLQSTMPSSSSRPSTPKLISPKTVGSPKLQKSTQPKTKPEKVVDLTSGSSPSNERKEDNIDKLPSEPDKQKLNIFKKISKPREDKEKAETMEQHKYKELDSRESSPGLVIDENIEKQAQRGDNDTKREEKKTPHTPDVHIQPDVGESIDLQSPGPDVYIFDDMSPPGTPSTPRTPELNMPTTPTDHKKKRKEKINKKRELKSRSPKHCVSPKKTKLVNDAPELDILDRPKTPQAPEPQIPKEPAFPPTLPFPFFPTFPPAPGLIPHPMFHRFPLPLGRGNAGPHPAMPNLPLPSRFLNLPPKSDDFPTAPKTKSLDREKLPPTSASIEATPSMTKHEKPEKEKGDKSKAIKQEKEIPPPVPTSTIAPPLSSALAAPVTYPAQVPIVPLLPSKNPKVEKQDKNDKKSKEHKKEKKDKLKKKKDKKEKHKEKGEKIKEKKDKIDKKEKIEKIKEKKEKKDKRKEKEVQKLPFKEDKSSEAVPKITLKLGTASPRPPTPDTAPMKKMEMCYRTIKTLLKKPEDETKREPSPELAKISALVTRPPKQKSASKKTEEGTLDGSPALPTDTISANLTSVSLASVPRAKKSLFKALPQRETPPSQFDPVPKFPIPVMQQQPAYYFLHLSLKYVCRTTFIAYIRFVMYFRVMNINLQNYFQF; this is encoded by the exons ATGTCAACAGaatatagcagaagtgttttaAGAATGGTGGTTGCTCAAATTTGTCAAACGATCGGATGGCACTCGATTAACTCTACACCCTTAGAATTTATGGTCGATCTTATGCAAGAATACATTTTGCGTATCTCAAAGCTAACCCATCAATATGCAGAAATTT TGGGAAGGACGGAAGCAAATCTTAATGACCTAGGTTTAGCATTTCGACATATGAATATTGATATACAAGAATTAGCAGAATATATTAAGAATGTAGATTCAGTATCATGTCCGGTGGCAGTGCCAAAATTTCCAATTCGACATGAAAATCATTTGAACTTTTTAAAACCCGGGAGTAGGGAAGTTGTAACGAGGCCAGTACATGTACACGAACATCTACCGGCTATGTATCCTGACACCGAAG AAGAATATGTAGCAGAGAAAACTGAAAATTTAATGAATAGATCGTCTGACTTAACGTTGAGTAATGGAACATCGAGCAACAGTTCCATCAATGTGTCTCCTCATGCAATATCACCTCAAGTAGTTTTTAAGCGACCAGGGGATCCTATTTCATTCGAAAGCCCCATAGTAAAACGTGTGAAAGTGTTAGAAGAGGGTAGGCCATTACGTGAGATCCACAGTGTGATGATGACTACTTCAGGTTTTTTATCCCCTGCTCGGGAAGGGAAGCTACCCGAGGCAAGGACACCTCACCAGACTCGTTCAGATTCACCACAGCCTAGTTCTTATCCCATGGTACCCCCGGAACTGAAGTATGACAAGAAACCGAAGAAGATCATAAAGAAAGCATCAGAGGATTGCAAACTTGACAAAGAGAACAAGAAAAAGAACCGCGCTAAAGAATTATTTAAACCGGACAAGATAGACGACAACAGGATAAAAAAGTTAGCCGCCATGAAGGAATCTGCTAAATTGAAACCGTTAAAGCCGGGAGGTGGAAAATTACAAAGTACCATGCCTAGCTCATCGAGTAGGCCGTCTACTCCTAAATTAATATCACCGAAGACGGTTGGTAGCCCGAAATTGCAAAAAAGCACACAACCAAAGACGAAACCGGAGAAAGTGGTCGATCTTACTAGCGGGTCATCGCCATCGAATGAGAGGAAAGAGGACAATATCGATAAACTTCCATCGGAACCAGACAAGCAAAAATTGAACATCTTTAAAAAGATCTCGAAACCACGCGAGGATAAAGAGAAAGCGGAGACAATGGAACAACATAAATACAAAGAGCTTGACTCGAGGGAAAGTTCACCAGGTTTAGTGATCGATGAAAACATTGAGAAGCAAGCACAACGCGGGGATAACGATACGAAACGAGAGGAAAAGAAAACTCCGCACACACCGGACGTCCATATTCAACCAGATGTAGGTGAATCGATTGATTTGCAAAGTCCAGGACCGGATGTTTACATATTTGACGATATGTCGCCACCGGGAACTCCCAGCACGCCAAGAACTCCAGAATTAAATATGCCAACGACCCCTACGGATCAtaagaaaaagaggaaagaaaagatCAACAAGAAGAGGGAATTAAAATCAAGAAGCCCAAAGCATTGCGTTAGCCCAAAGAAG ACAAAGCTTGTCAACGATGCGCCAGAATTGGATATACTCGATCGACCAAAAACTCCGCAGGCACCTGAACCCCAGATCCCCAAAGAGCCAGCGTTCCCACCAACGCTTCCGTTTCCTTTTTTCCCAACATTCCCGCCTGCACCCGGTCTAATACCTCATCCCATGTTCCACAGATTTCCGTTGCCTTTAGGAAGAGGCAATGCCGGCCCACATCCGGCAATGCCAAACTTGCCATTGCCATCTCGATTTTTAAACTTACCACCAAAATCAGATGATTTCCCGACCGCACCGAAAACTAAGTCTCTCGATCGTGAAAAACTCCCACCGACATCTGCCTCCATCGAAGCGACACCTTCGATGACAAAACATGAGAAAccggagaaagagaaaggggatAAATCGAAGGCGATTAAACAGGAGAAAGAGATACCTCCGCCAGTTCCTACAAGTACCATTGCACCGCCTTTATCATCTGCACTCGCAGCACCAGTTACGTATCCCGCACAAGTACCTATCGTGCCGTTATTACCTTCGAAAAATCCTAAAGTCGAAAAGCAGGATAAGAATGACAAG AAATCAAAGGAGcataaaaaggagaaaaaagataaattaaagaaaaagaaggatAAGAAAGAGAAGCACAAAGAGAAAGGAGAGAAAATAAAAGAGAAGAAAGATAAAATTGATAAGAAGgaaaaaatagagaaaattaaagaaaagaaagaaaagaaagataaGCGAAAAGAGAAAGAGGTACAAAAGTTACCATTTA AAGAAGATAAAAGTTCTGAAGCTGTACCAAAAATAACTCTAAAATTAGGAACAGCTTCTCCAAGACCACCAACACCAGACACTGCTCCAATGAAGAAAAT ggAAATGTGTTATAGAACTATAAAGACACTGCTGAAGAAACCTGAGGATGAGACAAAACGGGAGCCAAGTCCGGAGTTGGCGAAAATATCGGCGCTAGTAACACGGCCGCCGAAGCAAAAGTCGGCAAGTAAGAAAACAGAGGAGGGAACATTAGATGGAAGCCCTGCTCTTCCTACAGATACTATCTCTGCCAATCTTACTAGTGTGTCACTCGCATCAGTTCCTCGAGCAAAGAAATCTCTCTTCAAAGCCCTACCTCAAAGAGAGACTCCTCCGTCTCAATTCGATCCTGTTCCTAAGTTCCCAATTCCTGTGATGCAACAACAACCGGCGTATTATTTT